The Lacipirellula parvula genome window below encodes:
- a CDS encoding DUF1553 domain-containing protein, which translates to MEQRRPHFVLLCNSLACLAIFSTIVPTAYAADEQLARQAQRLLSDRCFKCHGPDEAAREGGLRLDLRDAARSELPSGAIAIVPSDESASALIERITAQDESLKMPPPESGKTLSAQEIELLRKWIAQGAPHVSHWAFVKPVRPELPLLDGKSFPNPIDAFAQAQLAKHNLSPAPAASRERLIRRMTFDLIGLPPTQAEIDAFVADESPDAARQLFTRLTKSPHYGERMAADWLDLARYADSNGYQNDFARQSWPWRDWVITAFNGNMPYDQFLTEQLAGDLLPNATPSQKLATGFNRNHRTVTEAGSIDEEWRVENVVDRVETTSTAALGLTMGCARCHDHRYDPISQREFYQFYAFFNSVDEKGVYTEQRGNVAPLMTVQSADDQRRIDEFEQTIARLEAKLAAEQPAIQQAFAHWRATLEKPADAPAASVSIPLDENAVARKADGTSISPVNTAALPAFNANGPALAATFKGQEVAEYADLVEFDAQAPFSFSAFVKLTGQGTLFSQMDDRADFRGADFVVLEDDRLACHLIHRWPDESIKVLARERPPKNKWLHVAVTYDGSSNACGVKLYVNGRPAAVDVERDSLRHNFAVAQPLRLGRRLVERPLDGQLCGATFFAESLNGQSVKATLTSQLAELNTRGESLGDHGLALLRDVYLGSSTEAAADQFQQTEASLAANRADRDAFKSKLPTAMIMQELATPRATFVLKRGVYDQPDAQQPVTPDVPAFLPRLAEGAPRNRLGLASWVVSPENPLTARVAVNRLWKQFFGVGLVKTVENFGVQAEPPSHPELLDWLAVELMESGWDLQRIQWLIVSSDAYRQTSDAAHDSYANDPENRQLSRGPRFRLSAEMIRDNALAVSGLMNQKVGGASVMPYQPLGLWEELAGGAHEDYVQVHGDDLYRRSLYVYRKRTVPHPSLATFDAPSWEICQARRSSTNTPLQSLALLNDVTYVEAARQLAARMLAAEAGDDSRRIAYGFRLAAGREPRPQESAELLAALQEYRRAMSGDPTAAESMIAHGESAVATGVATEELAAYTLLGGILLNLDETITKN; encoded by the coding sequence ATGGAACAGCGTCGCCCACACTTCGTACTCCTCTGTAACTCGCTCGCCTGCCTGGCGATCTTCAGCACAATCGTGCCTACGGCGTACGCCGCGGACGAGCAGTTGGCGCGTCAGGCGCAGCGGCTCCTCAGCGACCGCTGCTTCAAATGCCACGGTCCCGACGAAGCAGCCCGTGAGGGCGGTCTTCGACTCGACCTGCGCGACGCCGCGCGCAGCGAGCTTCCCTCAGGCGCAATCGCGATTGTGCCGAGCGACGAATCGGCCAGCGCACTTATCGAGCGAATCACAGCCCAGGACGAATCACTGAAGATGCCGCCGCCGGAAAGCGGCAAAACGCTGTCGGCGCAGGAAATTGAACTGCTGAGAAAATGGATCGCCCAGGGCGCCCCTCACGTCTCGCATTGGGCGTTCGTGAAACCGGTTCGGCCCGAACTTCCCCTACTCGACGGGAAGAGTTTCCCCAATCCGATCGATGCGTTCGCCCAAGCGCAGCTCGCGAAACACAACCTCTCGCCGGCGCCTGCCGCCAGTCGCGAGCGACTCATCCGCCGCATGACGTTCGATTTAATCGGCCTGCCGCCGACCCAGGCGGAGATCGACGCCTTCGTCGCCGACGAATCGCCCGACGCCGCGCGGCAGCTCTTCACCCGGCTCACGAAGTCGCCCCACTACGGTGAACGCATGGCCGCCGATTGGCTCGATCTTGCCCGCTACGCCGACTCGAATGGCTACCAAAACGATTTCGCGCGCCAGTCGTGGCCCTGGCGCGACTGGGTGATCACTGCCTTTAACGGCAACATGCCGTACGACCAGTTTCTCACGGAACAACTCGCAGGCGACCTACTCCCCAACGCAACGCCCAGCCAAAAGCTGGCCACGGGCTTTAACCGCAATCACCGCACCGTCACCGAGGCCGGCTCGATCGACGAAGAGTGGCGCGTGGAGAACGTGGTCGATCGCGTCGAGACGACCTCGACTGCCGCGCTCGGTTTGACGATGGGCTGCGCCCGCTGCCACGACCACCGTTACGATCCCATCTCGCAGCGCGAGTTCTACCAGTTCTACGCATTCTTCAATAGCGTCGATGAAAAAGGAGTTTACACCGAGCAACGCGGCAACGTGGCGCCCCTGATGACGGTCCAATCCGCAGACGACCAGCGCCGCATCGACGAGTTTGAGCAAACGATCGCGCGGCTGGAAGCGAAGCTCGCTGCGGAACAGCCCGCCATCCAACAAGCCTTCGCGCATTGGAGAGCGACGCTTGAGAAACCTGCCGATGCTCCAGCGGCCAGCGTATCTATTCCGCTGGACGAGAACGCCGTCGCCCGCAAGGCCGACGGCACGTCAATTTCTCCCGTCAATACTGCGGCGCTGCCAGCCTTCAACGCCAACGGGCCTGCACTGGCAGCAACGTTCAAAGGCCAAGAAGTCGCCGAGTACGCCGACCTCGTCGAATTCGATGCGCAGGCGCCGTTCAGCTTCTCGGCCTTCGTAAAACTCACAGGGCAGGGGACGCTCTTCTCGCAGATGGACGATCGAGCCGATTTTCGCGGCGCCGACTTCGTCGTGCTGGAAGATGATCGACTCGCCTGCCATCTCATCCATCGCTGGCCCGACGAATCAATCAAAGTGCTCGCCCGCGAACGGCCGCCGAAGAACAAATGGCTTCATGTCGCCGTCACGTACGACGGCAGCAGCAACGCCTGCGGCGTCAAGCTTTACGTCAACGGCAGGCCAGCGGCGGTCGACGTTGAGCGAGATTCGCTGCGTCATAACTTCGCCGTTGCTCAGCCGCTGCGACTGGGACGCCGACTAGTCGAGCGTCCGCTCGACGGCCAGTTGTGCGGGGCGACGTTCTTCGCAGAGTCGCTCAACGGCCAGTCCGTCAAAGCGACGCTCACCTCGCAATTGGCGGAGCTCAACACGCGCGGCGAATCGCTGGGTGATCACGGCCTCGCGCTGCTGCGAGACGTCTACTTGGGCTCGTCAACGGAAGCGGCCGCCGATCAATTCCAGCAGACCGAGGCAAGCCTCGCCGCCAATCGCGCAGATCGGGACGCATTCAAAAGCAAACTGCCGACCGCGATGATCATGCAAGAACTGGCGACTCCGCGCGCGACGTTCGTGCTAAAACGCGGCGTCTATGATCAACCCGATGCCCAACAGCCAGTCACGCCTGACGTACCGGCATTCCTGCCGCGGCTCGCGGAAGGCGCTCCGCGCAATCGACTCGGGCTCGCAAGTTGGGTCGTCAGCCCGGAGAACCCGCTCACGGCGCGGGTCGCCGTCAATCGACTCTGGAAGCAATTCTTCGGCGTCGGGCTCGTGAAAACGGTCGAAAACTTCGGCGTCCAGGCCGAACCGCCGTCACATCCCGAGTTGCTCGATTGGCTCGCAGTCGAGTTGATGGAATCAGGCTGGGACTTGCAACGCATTCAATGGCTCATCGTCAGCAGCGACGCTTATCGACAGACTTCCGACGCCGCGCACGACTCCTACGCTAACGATCCCGAGAACCGACAGCTCAGCCGCGGGCCGCGGTTCCGTCTTTCGGCGGAAATGATTCGCGACAACGCGCTCGCAGTCAGCGGCTTAATGAACCAAAAAGTCGGCGGCGCATCCGTGATGCCTTACCAGCCGCTCGGACTGTGGGAAGAACTTGCCGGCGGTGCACACGAAGACTATGTGCAAGTCCACGGCGACGACCTTTATCGCCGCAGCCTCTATGTCTACCGCAAGCGGACGGTCCCCCATCCGTCGCTGGCCACGTTCGATGCTCCAAGTTGGGAGATATGCCAAGCTCGCCGCTCGAGCACGAACACGCCGTTGCAATCGTTGGCGCTGCTCAACGATGTGACGTACGTCGAGGCGGCGCGTCAACTGGCGGCACGGATGCTCGCTGCCGAAGCGGGCGACGATAGCAGAAGGATTGCCTACGGCTTTCGCTTGGCCGCCGGGCGAGAACCTCGGCCTCAAGAATCAGCGGAGTTGCTGGCTGCGCTCCAGGAGTACCGCCGAGCAATGAGCGGCGATCCAACCGCTGCAGAGTCGATGATCGCCCACGGCGAGTCGGCTGTGGCAACCGGCGTCGCCACCGAGGAGCTCGCCGCCTACACGCTGCTCGGCGGCATCTTGCTCAACCTCGACGAAACGATCACCAAGAACTAA
- a CDS encoding PQQ-dependent sugar dehydrogenase, producing MSLLHLISARLNVVNGACIPLVLGFCLAVVSPARGQVAPVPYGSLTVRLQPQATGLNGVLTGNTVNARSQMIPIDMTPLGDGRQLVLTLSGHVRLLKADGTLMAGAYLDTYNSNSPPIIGTTGGEVTDFRQIGNTSIAAHPGFLNPLSPGYGRFYTITSELPDVFPGDFDDGTDSVVDSVLTEWAVAPSAVAAGTTLLPGVNVTKREILRAARPGIIHTLADMAFGPDGTLYVTSGDGGGNAFPNTEGSAFEQDRWTNAQDPSNIFGSILRIDPISLPGDTRPTGGQNGQYRIPTNNFGAADGDPTSLPETFAYGFRSPYRINVDKTNGAVYVGDVGEGQREEIDRVANGGNYGWGAYEGTRVERPDLVAGAAGVVPPMFELYHNLNGQSESTNIVGGFVYHGSAIPGLQGKYVFADVGENNGGQPTNVVDIYYGDPATSTASSRDQMFRFNLELPAGVSLPDRIWSIAEDAQGELYLLVGPDRLDLFNRTPGETDGGIWKLLAPSNPLNQIVGDVNQDGVVNGNGAGLPANDDVTAFIAGWKSTGWASNYDRYTHGDVNLDGKTNLLDWYILTTHHQNAGSLDLAALLNGAPVPEPSSYWLLVGGLLLLRRTPFRSRSSEA from the coding sequence ATGAGCCTTCTTCACCTGATCTCCGCACGCTTGAATGTCGTCAACGGGGCCTGCATCCCGTTAGTGCTGGGATTTTGCCTCGCAGTAGTATCGCCCGCGCGCGGGCAAGTGGCGCCCGTCCCCTACGGCTCGCTCACCGTGCGGCTCCAGCCGCAAGCAACCGGGCTCAACGGCGTCCTCACCGGCAACACAGTGAACGCCCGCAGCCAGATGATTCCGATCGACATGACGCCCCTCGGCGACGGCCGCCAACTCGTGCTCACCCTCAGCGGACATGTGCGACTGCTGAAAGCCGACGGCACGCTCATGGCGGGGGCGTATCTCGACACCTACAACTCAAACTCGCCGCCGATCATCGGCACCACCGGCGGTGAAGTGACCGACTTCCGCCAAATCGGCAACACGAGCATCGCCGCTCACCCCGGCTTTCTCAACCCGCTGTCGCCGGGCTACGGACGCTTCTACACCATCACCAGCGAACTCCCCGACGTCTTCCCCGGCGACTTCGACGACGGCACCGATTCGGTCGTCGACAGCGTGCTGACGGAGTGGGCCGTCGCTCCCTCGGCGGTCGCCGCGGGAACGACGCTGCTTCCCGGCGTCAACGTCACGAAGCGCGAGATCCTACGCGCGGCTCGTCCCGGCATCATCCACACGCTCGCCGATATGGCGTTCGGCCCCGACGGCACGCTCTACGTCACCAGCGGCGACGGCGGCGGCAACGCCTTTCCGAACACCGAGGGGAGCGCCTTCGAACAAGATCGGTGGACCAACGCTCAAGATCCTTCCAACATCTTTGGGTCGATCCTCCGCATCGACCCGATCAGCCTCCCCGGCGACACCCGACCGACCGGCGGGCAGAACGGCCAGTATCGCATTCCCACCAACAACTTCGGCGCCGCCGACGGCGATCCGACCTCCCTCCCTGAAACATTTGCGTACGGCTTCCGCAGCCCGTATCGGATCAACGTCGATAAAACGAACGGCGCCGTCTACGTCGGCGACGTCGGCGAGGGGCAGCGTGAAGAGATCGATCGCGTTGCCAACGGCGGCAACTACGGGTGGGGCGCCTACGAAGGAACCCGCGTCGAGCGCCCCGACCTCGTGGCCGGCGCCGCTGGGGTCGTTCCGCCCATGTTCGAGCTCTACCACAATCTCAACGGCCAAAGCGAATCGACGAACATCGTCGGCGGCTTCGTCTATCACGGCTCCGCCATCCCCGGCCTGCAAGGCAAATACGTCTTTGCCGACGTCGGCGAAAACAACGGGGGGCAACCAACCAACGTCGTCGACATCTACTACGGCGATCCCGCCACCTCGACGGCGAGTTCCCGCGACCAGATGTTTCGGTTCAATCTAGAGCTACCCGCCGGCGTCTCGCTGCCCGACCGCATCTGGAGCATCGCTGAAGACGCCCAAGGGGAGCTCTACCTGCTGGTCGGCCCTGATCGGCTCGACTTGTTCAATCGCACGCCAGGCGAGACCGATGGGGGCATCTGGAAACTGCTTGCTCCCTCGAATCCGCTCAATCAGATTGTCGGCGACGTCAATCAAGACGGCGTCGTCAACGGCAATGGCGCCGGCCTCCCCGCCAATGACGACGTGACCGCATTCATCGCTGGTTGGAAAAGCACCGGCTGGGCGAGCAACTACGACCGCTACACCCACGGCGACGTCAACCTGGATGGCAAGACGAACTTGCTCGATTGGTACATCCTGACGACGCACCATCAAAACGCCGGTAGCCTTGATTTGGCTGCCCTCTTGAACGGGGCGCCCGTCCCAGAGCCGAGCAGTTATTGGCTCTTGGTCGGCGGGCTGCTGTTACTCCGCCGCACGCCTTTCAGATCGCGCTCGTCTGAAGCTTAA
- a CDS encoding PEP-CTERM sorting domain-containing protein, translating into MTWRARPRSVRHLQRGFVALLLLAASHRAANAATAVPLSNPSGGAAWGGATTVSFPIDLLNDPFTYNPNVNFVDYANVPAGFLPTTAWNGADTLFIAANNDADNYWRTDVTLTGGQTLDFIDIWGRSDYAGAEQGRHQALAISFYNAPGGSAGGGTLLGTSLEYSGVTAKAANNANGSAYGRYDVTSLLNPTQRGQVQSFEITHGPSNLNDFLLLTEVRAGAGGAAAPFPVLTINRTTGNATLSNNVGTPLNFIAYDIQSTHGSLNAANWISVADAGDGNSGGSLDANIWVELSAPTAFASLSEAELPGGNGLTLANGGSINFGNVWRKSPHEDVAIEALKSDGTFYSIAVEYTGNSGQAYKIGDLNFDGAINATDWPLFRAAMGNTFDAGSSLTLTYQQGDLDGDMDTDIADFRLFEKAFDGVNGQGALAATIAAVPEPSTLVLAAGIGIAACFTRRRRKVAGALAALIVASFGAIGGSEASAQTFTFVPVPANPATAVTASSEFNGDYKASNMFTDAALTPADLGVKAYTDAQPQYAGVGVGPMNVFIDNGASINANWIAFAQRSGSIATADRIGTMDFWFSNVDFAGVLPATAPQATVKFDDPLGSTIKQHPLMTQLSGRYVAVKMTIHEMSASGSVNNIGGHEFRFVQGPAPLVLQVNTSTGAITLKNNGTAAQSVSLDGYQISSAAGSLNSAWTGLGGQAGFPEGNGSGNGWEAGGASDANLLTEAYLTGGSVVNTGASLALGTGYKTVGGVQDLKFQYSFDNGIMTDGLVEYVTAPGLPADFDVDGDVDGADFLRWQRGFGIAAGATKGQGDADGNGAVNAADLTIWKGSFGTTASLAAAAAVPEPSACALAAVGAAAWGVGIRRRR; encoded by the coding sequence ATGACTTGGCGAGCCAGACCGCGCTCTGTACGTCATTTGCAGCGAGGTTTTGTCGCGCTGTTGCTGTTGGCCGCGTCGCATCGCGCGGCAAACGCAGCGACAGCCGTGCCGCTCTCGAATCCGAGCGGCGGAGCTGCATGGGGCGGCGCCACGACGGTGAGCTTCCCCATCGATCTCTTGAACGATCCGTTCACCTACAACCCGAACGTCAATTTCGTCGACTACGCGAACGTGCCGGCCGGCTTCTTGCCCACTACCGCCTGGAATGGCGCCGACACGCTCTTCATCGCGGCGAACAACGACGCCGATAACTATTGGCGAACAGACGTGACGTTGACCGGGGGACAAACGCTCGATTTCATCGACATCTGGGGGCGCTCGGACTACGCCGGAGCGGAGCAAGGTCGGCATCAAGCGCTCGCGATCAGCTTTTACAACGCTCCCGGCGGATCCGCGGGCGGCGGCACGCTGCTCGGAACCTCGCTTGAGTACTCCGGCGTCACGGCGAAGGCCGCGAACAACGCTAACGGCTCCGCCTATGGTCGCTACGACGTCACCTCGCTGCTCAATCCAACGCAACGAGGGCAAGTGCAGTCGTTCGAGATCACGCACGGCCCCAGCAATCTAAATGACTTCCTGCTGCTGACCGAAGTACGGGCAGGCGCGGGCGGCGCCGCGGCGCCGTTCCCAGTCCTCACGATCAATCGCACGACCGGCAATGCGACGCTTAGCAACAACGTCGGCACGCCGCTGAACTTCATCGCTTACGACATCCAATCCACTCATGGTTCGCTAAACGCCGCCAACTGGATTTCGGTAGCCGACGCCGGCGACGGCAACAGTGGCGGTTCGCTCGACGCGAACATTTGGGTTGAACTCTCCGCTCCCACCGCCTTCGCCAGTCTTAGCGAAGCGGAACTCCCCGGCGGCAACGGCCTGACGCTCGCCAACGGCGGATCGATTAACTTCGGCAACGTTTGGCGGAAGAGCCCCCATGAAGACGTCGCGATCGAAGCGCTCAAGTCCGACGGTACGTTCTACTCGATCGCGGTGGAATACACCGGCAACAGTGGGCAGGCCTACAAAATCGGCGACCTCAACTTCGACGGCGCGATCAATGCGACCGATTGGCCGTTATTCCGCGCCGCCATGGGAAACACCTTCGACGCCGGCTCTTCTTTGACTCTCACCTATCAACAAGGCGATCTCGACGGCGATATGGATACCGACATTGCTGACTTCCGGCTGTTTGAGAAAGCCTTTGACGGCGTCAACGGTCAAGGCGCACTTGCTGCGACCATTGCGGCCGTCCCCGAGCCGAGCACGCTAGTGCTCGCAGCCGGTATCGGCATTGCCGCCTGCTTCACGCGGCGTCGCCGAAAGGTGGCCGGCGCATTGGCGGCGTTAATTGTCGCCAGTTTCGGTGCGATTGGCGGCAGCGAAGCGTCAGCCCAGACGTTCACCTTCGTGCCAGTTCCGGCGAATCCAGCGACGGCGGTCACCGCGAGTTCGGAATTCAACGGCGACTACAAAGCGTCCAATATGTTCACCGACGCAGCGCTCACGCCGGCTGATCTTGGCGTCAAAGCCTACACCGACGCTCAACCCCAGTACGCCGGCGTCGGCGTCGGCCCGATGAACGTCTTCATCGACAACGGCGCGTCGATCAACGCCAACTGGATCGCCTTCGCGCAGCGGTCGGGCTCCATCGCGACGGCCGATCGCATCGGCACGATGGACTTCTGGTTCTCGAACGTCGACTTCGCCGGCGTGCTGCCGGCCACGGCGCCGCAAGCAACGGTGAAATTCGACGATCCGCTCGGTTCGACGATCAAGCAACACCCGCTGATGACGCAACTTTCCGGCCGCTACGTCGCCGTGAAGATGACGATCCACGAGATGTCCGCGTCAGGTTCCGTCAACAACATCGGCGGCCACGAGTTCCGCTTTGTCCAAGGCCCCGCGCCTCTGGTCTTGCAGGTCAACACGTCAACCGGCGCGATCACGCTGAAGAACAATGGCACGGCGGCGCAATCCGTCTCGCTCGATGGCTATCAAATCTCCAGCGCCGCTGGGTCATTGAACTCCGCGTGGACCGGCCTCGGAGGCCAGGCTGGTTTCCCGGAAGGTAACGGCTCAGGAAATGGCTGGGAAGCGGGCGGTGCGTCCGACGCCAACTTGCTCACTGAAGCGTACCTCACCGGCGGATCGGTCGTGAACACCGGCGCCTCGCTCGCGCTAGGCACGGGGTACAAAACCGTCGGCGGCGTCCAAGATCTCAAGTTCCAGTACAGTTTCGACAACGGCATCATGACCGATGGCCTCGTCGAGTACGTCACCGCCCCCGGCTTGCCGGCCGACTTCGACGTCGACGGCGACGTCGATGGCGCCGACTTCCTCCGCTGGCAGCGCGGCTTCGGCATTGCAGCCGGAGCGACGAAAGGGCAGGGGGATGCTGATGGGAATGGAGCGGTAAACGCGGCCGATCTCACGATCTGGAAGGGAAGCTTCGGCACGACTGCTAGCCTCGCAGCCGCGGCCGCCGTCCCTGAACCGTCCGCCTGCGCCCTAGCCGCCGTGGGGGCGGCGGCTTGGGGCGTCGGCATTCGCCGCCGTCGCTAA
- a CDS encoding LamG-like jellyroll fold domain-containing protein, translating to MTNSCFNTWKWRGAALAWMAAAGVALETHGSTIDRDYRLGDNSALSTENGVANAAVGSGAGSDHGGFTLDHAGLLTTLPTFQDLEPFGAPIYVNVGAGGLARPGAAAGSLGVQFDGVDDNLRGLGLGNPTQGDDPYQDTISYNTLFTRAVQGWVRPTAAAAAGQRQRVVRDTFRFGISIVADAQGANRWALNTDGLTGGLEVVSSAAVPLNQWSHVMHYANGATSALYVNGIAVTAKVGGYYGNGTTTAEKAFVLGADVTSDGDTVTASNYFKGQLDDFQVLVSGNNASQTAGANYGAFNLGVDNQFIAQQGLTIGDVTGDGLIMGNGTGGANDDVKKFIANYRYTQRVNGVVVGDLNTRTQHADLNFDGVTDLRDWYILAKAHVDAGSLDIAALLASQPVPEPSTLALASIGVAAAARMRRRRA from the coding sequence ATGACCAACTCATGCTTTAACACATGGAAGTGGCGAGGCGCCGCTCTCGCCTGGATGGCGGCGGCTGGCGTCGCCCTGGAAACGCACGGCTCGACCATCGATCGAGACTATCGCCTTGGCGACAACTCCGCACTCTCGACGGAAAACGGCGTCGCCAACGCCGCCGTCGGCAGCGGAGCGGGCAGCGATCACGGCGGTTTCACGCTCGACCACGCCGGCCTGCTGACGACGCTGCCCACGTTTCAAGACCTCGAACCTTTTGGTGCGCCGATCTACGTCAACGTCGGCGCGGGAGGCCTCGCTCGTCCCGGAGCGGCCGCCGGCTCGCTCGGCGTGCAGTTCGACGGCGTCGACGACAATCTCCGCGGGCTCGGACTCGGCAACCCGACGCAAGGCGACGATCCCTATCAGGACACCATCAGCTACAACACGCTCTTCACCAGAGCAGTGCAAGGCTGGGTGCGCCCCACCGCGGCCGCAGCCGCCGGCCAACGGCAACGCGTCGTTCGCGACACGTTCCGGTTCGGAATCTCCATCGTCGCCGACGCTCAAGGCGCTAATCGTTGGGCGCTGAATACCGACGGCCTGACAGGCGGCCTCGAGGTCGTCTCCTCGGCGGCCGTCCCGTTGAATCAGTGGTCGCACGTGATGCACTACGCGAACGGGGCGACTTCCGCCCTGTACGTCAACGGCATCGCGGTCACGGCGAAAGTCGGCGGCTACTACGGCAACGGAACCACCACCGCCGAAAAAGCGTTCGTCCTGGGCGCCGACGTCACGAGCGACGGCGACACGGTCACGGCAAGCAACTACTTCAAAGGCCAACTCGACGACTTCCAGGTGCTCGTCTCGGGAAACAATGCGTCGCAGACGGCCGGCGCCAACTATGGCGCATTCAACCTAGGCGTCGATAACCAGTTCATCGCGCAGCAAGGTCTCACGATTGGCGACGTCACGGGCGACGGACTCATCATGGGGAACGGAACCGGCGGCGCGAATGACGACGTCAAGAAGTTCATCGCCAACTATCGGTACACGCAGCGCGTCAACGGCGTCGTCGTCGGCGACTTGAATACGCGGACGCAGCATGCCGATCTGAATTTCGACGGCGTCACCGACCTCCGCGATTGGTACATTCTAGCCAAGGCCCACGTCGATGCGGGTTCACTCGACATCGCCGCGCTCTTGGCATCCCAACCTGTCCCCGAACCAAGCACGTTGGCGCTCGCATCCATTGGCGTTGCTGCGGCAGCGAGGATGCGGCGGCGACGAGCCTAG
- a CDS encoding DUF1501 domain-containing protein, whose protein sequence is METIKRVQQCNRRHFLSGAGVGLGAVALQCLTGGEAFAAKLMASNAANGPALAGSQLQPRAKRVIYLFQSGAPSQIEMFDHKPLLQHLAGQELPASVRMGQRLTTMTAGQSSFPLVPSKFAFAKSGAAGAECSELIPHTAAIADDLCIVKSMVTEAINHDPAITFCQTGSQLAGRPSIGAWVAYGLGALNRDLPSFIVMLSRASGRANDQPLYDRLWGSGFLPTSHQGVKLRSGADPVLYLANPAGCSPALRRDMLDRLATLNKAAYSQSGDPETLTRIEQYELAFRMQTSVPELTDISDEPAHILDMYGPSVHQPGSYARNCLLARRLAERDVRFVQLYHMGWDQHNALPTNLAQQCKDTDQASAALVKDLKQRGLLDDTLVVWGGEFGRTAYSQGPVTAESYGRDHHPRCFTVWMAGGGVKGGLSYGATDDFSYNIVDKPVEVFDLNATLLHLLGINHERLTYQFQGRDFRLTDVHGKVVHDLIA, encoded by the coding sequence ATGGAAACCATCAAACGCGTGCAGCAATGCAATCGTCGACACTTCCTGAGTGGAGCAGGCGTCGGGCTCGGGGCCGTCGCGCTGCAATGTCTCACAGGCGGCGAGGCGTTCGCTGCCAAGCTCATGGCGAGTAACGCCGCCAATGGGCCCGCCCTCGCCGGGTCGCAGCTCCAGCCTCGCGCCAAGCGCGTGATTTATCTGTTTCAGTCCGGGGCGCCGTCGCAGATCGAGATGTTCGATCACAAGCCGCTGCTGCAGCACTTGGCTGGTCAAGAATTGCCCGCCTCGGTCCGCATGGGGCAGCGTCTCACGACGATGACGGCCGGCCAAAGCAGCTTTCCGCTCGTCCCCTCCAAATTTGCGTTCGCGAAGTCTGGCGCCGCGGGAGCAGAGTGCAGCGAACTCATTCCACACACTGCCGCCATTGCCGACGATCTCTGTATCGTCAAGTCGATGGTCACCGAAGCGATCAACCACGATCCCGCGATCACGTTCTGCCAAACAGGCTCGCAACTCGCAGGACGGCCCAGCATCGGCGCATGGGTCGCCTACGGGCTCGGGGCGCTTAATCGCGACCTGCCGAGCTTCATCGTGATGCTCTCGCGTGCTTCAGGGCGAGCCAACGATCAGCCCCTCTACGATCGACTGTGGGGCAGCGGTTTCCTGCCGACGAGCCATCAAGGAGTCAAACTCCGCAGCGGCGCTGACCCGGTGCTCTACTTGGCAAACCCCGCCGGGTGCTCTCCAGCGTTGCGACGCGACATGCTCGATCGCTTGGCAACGCTCAACAAGGCCGCCTACAGCCAGTCGGGCGATCCCGAAACATTGACCCGCATCGAGCAGTACGAGCTCGCGTTCCGCATGCAAACCTCGGTTCCCGAGCTGACCGATATCTCTGACGAGCCGGCTCACATTCTCGATATGTACGGCCCCAGCGTTCATCAGCCTGGCTCGTACGCCCGCAACTGCCTGCTGGCCCGTCGACTTGCGGAGCGCGACGTGCGTTTCGTGCAGCTCTACCACATGGGTTGGGATCAGCACAACGCGCTGCCGACCAATCTCGCGCAGCAATGCAAAGACACAGACCAAGCGTCGGCCGCGCTCGTCAAAGACTTGAAACAACGCGGCTTGCTTGACGATACGCTCGTGGTTTGGGGGGGCGAATTCGGCCGCACCGCCTACTCACAGGGACCGGTCACCGCCGAGTCGTATGGCCGCGACCATCACCCCCGCTGCTTCACCGTCTGGATGGCCGGCGGCGGCGTCAAGGGAGGCCTCTCCTACGGCGCCACCGACGACTTCTCTTACAACATCGTCGACAAGCCGGTCGAGGTGTTCGACCTCAACGCCACGCTGCTCCATCTGCTCGGGATCAACCACGAGCGACTGACTTATCAATTCCAAGGTCGCGATTTCCGGCTGACCGACGTCCACGGCAAAGTCGTGCACGACTTGATCGCGTAG